One region of Haloterrigena salifodinae genomic DNA includes:
- a CDS encoding bacterio-opsin activator domain-containing protein produces the protein MTSRSLTEALRETLALFDEAGSPRTTTELADDLGLGRRSTYERLERLVERDELETKRVGASARVWWRPPSARTDRPLGSGDWPVEAESLLAAALDRTDIGVFILDESFNVAWLNETAERYFDLDRERVLGRNKRRLVETDIAPAVDDATAFVDTVLATYDDNTYAERFECRVTAAEEREPRWLEHRSEPIETGAYAGGRIELYHDVTDRKQRASRERKLEQYERLVETVPDGVYAVDEDARFVAVNDGFCELTGYDRDELLGAHATTVHDAEITTRAESLAEEIATGERGSATIELDLQTDDGATVPCESRLAPFPLGETDGRCGVVRDVSDRIERERTLRRRIRQQEVVADLGQRALESRDLDELLADAADLLTTTLETDYSKALVLDRTADELQLRQGSGWDPNVVGTTTVSAVEDGSQAAYTLASGGPVLVDDLDSESRFSGPDLLTDHDVTSGISVIIGSNEDPWGVLGVHDTDHRAFSEHDVAFVQSVANVLATAIDRHDRERELKRQHEQLAALDALNDVVRDITDEAIDRSTREEIEQSVCEHLAATDSYLFAWIGDVDAADQTVNVRTEAGGVAEYLEGIAISIDPDDERSGGPTGRAVREREIQTMRDIRDDSRYDPWRTRLEEYGVRSSAAIPIVHEETIYGVLNVYADRAKAFEGRERAVLGQLGDVIGHAIAATERKRALMSDDVVELDFLIRDLLDKLDLDVPSAGRITLDHTVPIEDDEFLVYGSATSDAIDGLEALVETLPHWKAVTYRGGDAATRFELRLSEPPVLSTVASLGGSVESAVIEDGDYRMTIHVASGAEVRQVVNVVQDAYPTAELLKHRQLEQRRDTTDRGRHALTAVLTDRQRSALEAAYHAGYYEWPRDASGEEVAESLEIAPPTFNQHLRKAQRKVFDSLLSRSGRNRSTE, from the coding sequence ATGACGTCTCGATCGCTGACGGAGGCCCTTCGGGAGACGCTCGCGCTCTTCGACGAGGCCGGGTCCCCGCGGACGACGACCGAACTGGCGGACGATCTCGGACTCGGTCGACGGAGCACGTACGAGCGACTGGAGCGACTCGTCGAACGGGACGAACTCGAGACCAAGCGCGTCGGGGCGAGCGCCCGGGTGTGGTGGCGGCCCCCGTCGGCGAGAACCGATCGACCGCTCGGGTCCGGAGACTGGCCGGTCGAAGCCGAGTCCCTGCTCGCCGCCGCCCTCGACAGGACTGACATCGGTGTGTTCATCCTCGATGAGTCGTTCAACGTCGCGTGGCTCAACGAGACGGCCGAGCGGTACTTCGATCTCGACCGGGAGCGCGTCCTCGGGCGGAACAAACGCCGACTCGTCGAGACCGACATCGCGCCGGCGGTCGACGACGCGACCGCGTTCGTCGACACTGTTCTGGCGACCTACGACGACAACACGTACGCCGAACGATTCGAGTGTCGCGTGACGGCGGCGGAGGAGCGCGAACCGCGCTGGCTCGAGCACCGCAGCGAGCCGATCGAGACCGGGGCGTACGCGGGCGGACGGATCGAACTCTACCACGACGTCACCGATCGGAAGCAGCGCGCGTCGCGCGAACGGAAACTCGAACAGTACGAACGGCTCGTCGAGACCGTCCCCGACGGCGTCTACGCGGTCGACGAGGATGCCCGGTTCGTCGCGGTCAACGACGGCTTCTGTGAACTGACGGGATACGACCGGGACGAACTCCTCGGGGCACATGCGACGACCGTCCACGACGCCGAGATCACGACGCGGGCCGAGTCGCTGGCCGAGGAAATCGCGACAGGCGAACGAGGTTCCGCGACCATCGAGCTCGATCTACAGACCGACGACGGAGCGACCGTTCCGTGTGAGAGCAGGCTGGCCCCGTTCCCGCTGGGCGAAACCGACGGCCGCTGCGGTGTGGTTCGCGACGTCTCCGATCGCATTGAACGGGAACGGACGCTCAGACGACGGATCCGGCAACAGGAAGTCGTTGCGGACCTCGGTCAGCGGGCACTCGAGAGCCGAGATCTGGACGAACTGCTGGCCGACGCAGCCGACCTGCTCACCACGACGCTCGAGACGGACTACTCCAAGGCGCTCGTTCTCGATCGGACCGCCGACGAACTCCAGTTGCGACAGGGCTCCGGCTGGGATCCGAACGTCGTCGGAACGACGACCGTCTCGGCCGTCGAAGACGGGTCACAGGCCGCCTATACGCTGGCGTCTGGGGGTCCTGTCCTGGTAGACGACCTCGACTCGGAGTCGCGCTTCAGCGGGCCCGACCTGTTGACCGACCACGACGTCACGAGCGGTATCAGCGTCATTATCGGTTCCAATGAGGATCCCTGGGGGGTCCTCGGAGTCCACGACACCGATCACCGGGCGTTCTCGGAACACGACGTCGCCTTCGTTCAGTCGGTCGCGAACGTACTCGCGACCGCCATCGACCGGCACGATCGCGAGCGGGAACTGAAGCGCCAGCACGAACAACTCGCCGCGCTCGACGCCCTCAACGACGTCGTCCGCGACATCACCGATGAGGCCATCGACCGGTCGACGCGCGAGGAGATCGAGCAGAGCGTCTGCGAGCACCTCGCCGCGACGGACTCGTATCTGTTCGCGTGGATCGGCGACGTCGACGCCGCCGATCAGACGGTGAACGTTCGAACCGAGGCCGGCGGCGTGGCGGAGTACCTCGAGGGGATCGCCATCTCCATCGATCCGGACGACGAGCGAAGCGGCGGACCCACGGGTAGGGCCGTCCGGGAGCGCGAGATCCAGACAATGCGGGACATCCGCGACGATTCCAGGTACGACCCCTGGCGGACCCGCCTCGAGGAGTACGGAGTCCGGTCGTCGGCCGCGATCCCGATCGTCCACGAAGAGACCATCTACGGCGTGTTGAACGTCTATGCCGATCGGGCGAAGGCGTTCGAGGGCCGAGAGCGCGCCGTGCTCGGCCAACTGGGGGATGTGATCGGTCACGCCATCGCCGCGACAGAGCGCAAGCGCGCCCTGATGAGCGACGATGTCGTCGAACTCGACTTCCTCATTAGAGATCTGTTAGACAAACTTGACCTCGACGTTCCGTCGGCCGGACGGATCACGCTCGACCACACGGTCCCGATCGAGGACGACGAGTTCCTCGTTTACGGGAGCGCGACCTCGGACGCGATCGACGGCCTGGAGGCGCTCGTCGAAACGCTTCCCCACTGGAAAGCTGTCACGTACCGAGGTGGCGACGCAGCGACGCGGTTCGAACTCCGACTCTCCGAACCCCCGGTGCTGTCGACGGTCGCTTCGCTCGGCGGGTCGGTCGAGAGCGCCGTCATCGAAGACGGAGATTATCGCATGACGATCCACGTGGCGTCGGGTGCGGAGGTCCGACAGGTTGTCAACGTCGTGCAGGACGCCTACCCCACGGCGGAACTACTGAAACACCGTCAGCTCGAACAACGGCGGGACACGACCGACCGCGGTCGCCACGCGCTGACGGCGGTCCTCACTGATCGCCAGCGATCGGCTCTCGAGGCGGCGTACCACGCGGGCTACTACGAGTGGCCGCGCGACGCGTCCGGCGAGGAGGTCGCCGAATCGCTGGAAATCGCACCGCCGACGTTCAATCAGCACCTTCGGAAGGCGCAGCGAAAGGTGTTCGACTCGCTGTTGTCGAGGTCCGGACGGAACCGATCGACGGAATAG
- a CDS encoding DUF2270 domain-containing protein has protein sequence MDRESTKDVDPNDAEHREVGAGLLDEDMGPSSAMAHLYRGEIHRMKFWRERLDQTTYWAIVVMSAILTWSFTSRNNPHYVVLLGAAAVTAFLVIEARRYRGYDIWRGRVRTLQKNVFAYGLDPSAGLEDPLWREKLSQDYRRPTIKISTEEAIAHRLQRIYLLLYTIILGAWVIRVTAFAGLSWPESAAIGGIPGLLVSATVAACYLLAVFVTVRPRTWKAEDELHEADIGRHR, from the coding sequence ATGGACAGAGAGTCGACGAAAGACGTCGATCCGAACGACGCAGAACACCGCGAGGTCGGCGCGGGCCTCCTGGACGAAGACATGGGACCGAGTTCGGCCATGGCCCACCTCTACCGCGGCGAAATCCACCGGATGAAGTTCTGGCGGGAACGGCTCGACCAGACGACCTACTGGGCGATCGTCGTGATGAGCGCGATCCTGACGTGGTCGTTCACGAGTCGGAACAATCCCCACTACGTCGTGTTGCTGGGTGCGGCAGCGGTGACCGCGTTCCTGGTCATCGAGGCCCGTCGCTACCGCGGGTACGACATCTGGCGCGGGCGCGTCCGAACGCTCCAGAAGAACGTCTTCGCGTACGGCCTCGACCCCTCTGCCGGTCTCGAAGACCCGTTATGGCGCGAGAAATTGAGCCAGGACTACCGTCGGCCCACGATCAAGATCTCCACCGAAGAGGCGATCGCCCATCGCCTGCAGCGGATCTACCTGCTCCTGTATACGATAATCCTGGGCGCGTGGGTCATCCGCGTCACGGCGTTCGCCGGCCTTTCGTGGCCCGAAAGCGCCGCCATCGGTGGGATTCCCGGTCTCCTCGTCTCCGCGACGGTCGCCGCGTGCTACCTCCTCGCGGTGTTCGTCACGGTTCGACCGCGAACATGGAAGGCCGAGGACGAACTCCACGAGGCAGATATCGGCCGCCATCGCTGA
- a CDS encoding DUF7344 domain-containing protein: protein MINSVRAASDADELTASECYRLLADERRRMTLDVLAGRNDPIDLAELAVGIAAREDGVNDVDESAVTSVAHSLHHVHLPKLSDHGMIEYNSDANRIESCPHRLDGLFSDRE from the coding sequence ATGATCAACTCTGTACGCGCCGCATCCGACGCGGACGAACTGACCGCGAGCGAATGCTATCGATTACTCGCGGACGAGCGACGTAGAATGACGCTCGACGTGCTCGCGGGGCGAAACGATCCTATCGACCTCGCCGAGTTGGCAGTCGGGATCGCGGCACGGGAAGACGGCGTGAACGATGTAGACGAATCGGCCGTGACGAGCGTGGCCCACTCGCTCCACCACGTTCACCTCCCGAAACTCTCCGATCACGGCATGATAGAGTATAATTCGGACGCGAACCGCATCGAATCGTGTCCGCACCGACTCGACGGACTGTTTTCGGACCGCGAGTAA
- a CDS encoding multicopper oxidase family protein, whose translation MGDQTGSSGPSVSRRELCIGAGAASISALAGCSTTTTPPRAESATTITDHSSPELEKWVDEVPRPGVAEPSGTKDGHPHYEIEMREVEQKVHRDLPATTVWGYDGQFPGPTIEAERGEPIYVRWANDLPDEHLLPEDTTIHDDIIPYDTPGVRTVTHLHGGNVESESDGHAQAWYTRDFQEMGPEFEKKDYYYVNDQPPATLWYHDHSLGITRLNVYAGLAGFYLLRSEHERSLGLPEGEYEIPLVFQDRSFEADGSLFYPTEISDEQGGSDESHPDPSIVPQFYGDTPVVNGKAWPRLSVEPRSYRFRLLNGSNSRYYTLKFHQYDESSGETGGDGPSFVQIGNDGGLLSAPVEIDDRLELGASQRADVVVDFSEYAGETLLLHNDAPAQYRGEMSSSDDDIVSLPEIMLVDVSDDGDSADAPELPDELTRVPDIPVDSVDNERYLTLNGGATDDYGRQLFLLGTEAERDGLEIDAPVTEEPALGDTEIWSFANRSAMSHPMHLHLVHFQMLGRQSIGDYDPDEDDLDLDALEAPEPYERGWNDVITVDPGEVVHVIVHFGEHDGLFNDQTGTYMWHCHMIEHEDHDMMRPFTVLPTDNDGNGDDEGDSDNNENNGGNDSTTRG comes from the coding sequence ATGGGTGATCAGACTGGGTCGTCCGGACCGAGCGTATCGCGCCGCGAACTCTGTATTGGGGCCGGCGCCGCGAGTATTTCGGCTCTCGCGGGCTGTTCGACGACTACGACTCCGCCTCGAGCCGAGAGCGCGACGACGATAACGGACCACTCGTCGCCGGAGCTCGAGAAGTGGGTTGACGAGGTCCCTCGACCGGGCGTCGCGGAACCGTCCGGAACGAAAGACGGACATCCTCACTACGAGATCGAAATGCGCGAGGTCGAGCAGAAGGTCCACCGCGACCTCCCGGCGACGACCGTCTGGGGCTATGACGGACAGTTCCCGGGCCCGACGATCGAAGCCGAGCGGGGCGAACCGATCTACGTTCGATGGGCGAACGACCTCCCGGACGAGCACCTTCTGCCCGAGGACACGACGATCCACGACGACATCATTCCGTACGATACGCCGGGCGTCCGGACCGTGACCCATCTCCACGGCGGCAACGTCGAGTCCGAGAGCGACGGCCACGCGCAGGCGTGGTACACGCGGGATTTCCAGGAGATGGGCCCCGAATTCGAGAAGAAAGACTACTACTACGTAAACGACCAGCCGCCGGCGACGCTGTGGTACCACGACCACTCGCTCGGTATCACGCGGCTCAACGTCTACGCCGGGCTCGCGGGATTCTATCTCCTGCGGAGCGAGCACGAACGGAGCCTCGGTCTGCCCGAGGGCGAGTACGAGATCCCGCTCGTGTTTCAGGACCGGAGTTTCGAGGCGGACGGGTCGTTGTTCTATCCGACGGAGATCTCGGACGAGCAAGGCGGCAGCGACGAGTCGCACCCCGACCCGAGTATCGTTCCGCAGTTCTACGGCGACACGCCGGTCGTCAACGGGAAGGCCTGGCCGCGGCTCTCCGTCGAACCCAGGTCGTATCGGTTCCGGCTCCTCAACGGGTCGAACAGCCGATATTACACCCTCAAATTCCACCAATACGACGAGTCGTCGGGCGAAACCGGCGGCGACGGGCCGTCGTTCGTCCAGATCGGGAACGACGGCGGCCTCCTCTCGGCGCCGGTCGAGATCGACGACCGCCTCGAGCTCGGCGCCAGCCAGCGCGCCGACGTCGTCGTCGACTTTTCCGAATACGCCGGCGAGACACTGCTGCTCCACAACGACGCGCCCGCCCAGTATCGTGGTGAGATGAGTTCGAGCGACGACGACATCGTTTCGCTCCCCGAGATCATGCTCGTGGACGTGAGCGACGACGGGGACTCGGCGGACGCTCCCGAACTCCCCGACGAGCTGACCCGCGTTCCGGACATCCCCGTCGATTCGGTCGACAACGAGCGCTATCTCACGCTCAACGGTGGCGCGACCGACGACTACGGCCGGCAACTCTTCCTGCTCGGAACGGAAGCCGAACGCGACGGCCTCGAGATCGATGCCCCCGTGACCGAGGAGCCCGCGCTCGGTGACACCGAGATCTGGAGTTTCGCCAACCGAAGCGCGATGTCCCATCCGATGCACCTCCACCTCGTCCACTTCCAGATGCTGGGACGACAGTCGATAGGGGACTACGATCCGGACGAGGACGACCTCGACCTCGACGCGCTCGAGGCTCCCGAGCCGTACGAACGAGGATGGAACGACGTGATCACCGTTGATCCCGGTGAGGTAGTCCACGTGATCGTTCACTTCGGAGAACACGACGGACTGTTCAACGATCAGACGGGAACGTACATGTGGCACTGCCACATGATCGAACACGAGGACCACGACATGATGCGGCCGTTCACCGTCCTGCCGACCGATAACGACGGCAACGGCGACGACGAGGGCGACAGCGACAACAACGAAAACAACGGCGGCAACGATTCGACAACCCGCGGCTGA
- a CDS encoding helix-turn-helix domain-containing protein, with translation MANSMAEQLQQDMECEGLLECIHGLKQLDKECFRVMVESEEALTIDEVADQVDRERSTAYRSIQRLLQSGFIQKEQINYDQGGYYHVYYPTDPTQIANDMQRMLNDWYAKMGQLIQEFEDKYEHTDAGTEIPAQS, from the coding sequence ATGGCTAACTCGATGGCGGAACAACTACAGCAGGACATGGAGTGCGAAGGGTTGCTGGAGTGTATCCACGGGCTCAAGCAACTCGACAAGGAGTGCTTTCGCGTGATGGTCGAGAGCGAGGAAGCGCTGACGATCGACGAGGTCGCCGACCAGGTCGACCGCGAGCGCTCGACCGCGTACCGATCGATCCAGCGACTGCTCCAGAGCGGCTTCATCCAGAAGGAGCAGATCAACTACGACCAGGGCGGCTACTACCACGTCTACTACCCGACGGATCCGACACAGATCGCGAACGATATGCAGCGGATGCTCAACGACTGGTACGCGAAGATGGGCCAGCTCATCCAGGAGTTCGAGGACAAGTACGAACACACCGACGCCGGCACCGAAATCCCAGCCCAGAGCTAA
- a CDS encoding universal stress protein, giving the protein MTDSGTSATFDRLLFPTDGSQGAAAALEHVLDIAAEHGSTVHVLNVMDMVLYSPFQMEGAVVDALEREGERIVRDAADRATDRGIDAITEVRRGEPYREIIDYAADHDIDLTVVPTHGRRGLERFLLGSTTERVVRRADGPVLTIRPDAAAELAYPYRRVLAPTDGSDCARDALEVGVDVASATGAALHLLTVVDVVSVGVDVRSELKTAMLEEVADEILDEASSVAETNGVEPAAETVAYGPSVAEAIRSYVEEQDIDLVVVGTHGRTGFDRYVLGSVTESLVRTAPVPVLTVRESAAEGS; this is encoded by the coding sequence GTGACCGATTCCGGGACGTCCGCGACGTTCGATCGCCTCCTCTTTCCCACCGACGGCAGTCAGGGGGCGGCCGCCGCGCTCGAGCACGTCCTCGATATCGCCGCCGAACACGGGTCGACGGTGCACGTTCTCAACGTCATGGATATGGTGCTGTATAGTCCGTTTCAGATGGAGGGCGCCGTGGTCGACGCCCTCGAGCGGGAGGGCGAGCGGATCGTGCGCGACGCCGCGGACCGCGCGACAGACCGCGGAATCGACGCGATTACCGAGGTTCGGAGGGGGGAGCCGTATCGGGAGATCATCGACTACGCGGCGGACCACGATATCGACCTCACCGTCGTGCCGACCCACGGGCGTCGAGGACTCGAGCGGTTCCTGCTCGGCAGCACGACCGAGCGCGTCGTCAGACGCGCCGATGGCCCCGTGCTGACGATTCGGCCGGACGCCGCGGCCGAATTGGCGTACCCGTACCGACGGGTGCTGGCCCCGACCGACGGGAGCGACTGTGCGCGAGACGCACTCGAGGTGGGCGTCGACGTCGCGAGCGCGACCGGTGCGGCGCTTCACCTCCTCACGGTCGTCGACGTCGTCAGCGTCGGCGTCGACGTCCGATCCGAACTCAAGACGGCGATGCTCGAGGAGGTCGCGGACGAAATCCTCGACGAGGCCTCGTCGGTCGCGGAAACTAACGGCGTCGAACCGGCCGCCGAAACGGTCGCGTACGGGCCGTCGGTGGCCGAGGCGATCCGCTCGTACGTCGAGGAACAGGATATCGACCTCGTCGTGGTCGGGACCCACGGCCGAACCGGCTTCGACCGGTACGTACTGGGGAGCGTCACCGAGTCCCTCGTTCGAACCGCGCCGGTCCCCGTCCTGACGGTTCGCGAATCGGCAGCCGAGGGATCGTAG
- a CDS encoding nucleotidyltransferase domain-containing protein — protein MTLLTRSTVWRAVDLLESIGAVRIRETPQRNYVSIDPDRLRKDDPILAIEQSEFHEPIRAFVTRIREAVRETDAIEDVLGIVVFGSVARGEADRQSDIDLFVVVDGDRTSARRVVADIVADLSERRFDGDRFEFEPYVESAESARRAGPKLREIFTEGVTVDGSERLHSISKAVITDE, from the coding sequence GTGACGCTCCTAACTCGATCGACGGTTTGGCGGGCGGTCGACCTCCTCGAGAGTATCGGTGCCGTTCGGATTCGAGAAACTCCGCAACGAAACTACGTCTCGATCGATCCGGATCGACTCCGGAAAGACGATCCGATACTCGCAATCGAGCAATCGGAGTTCCACGAACCGATTCGAGCCTTCGTAACCCGCATCCGAGAAGCAGTTCGCGAGACTGACGCCATTGAAGACGTTCTCGGCATCGTCGTGTTCGGAAGCGTCGCTCGAGGCGAAGCGGATCGACAGAGCGACATCGATCTGTTCGTCGTCGTCGACGGCGATCGGACGAGTGCGCGACGCGTCGTGGCAGATATTGTCGCTGATCTCAGCGAACGACGATTCGACGGCGATCGATTCGAGTTCGAACCGTACGTCGAATCCGCGGAGAGTGCGCGGCGGGCGGGTCCGAAGCTCCGTGAAATCTTCACGGAGGGCGTGACGGTGGACGGCAGTGAACGACTCCACTCCATCAGCAAGGCGGTGATCACCGATGAGTAG
- a CDS encoding MBL fold metallo-hydrolase — MSNTNFDPAEVARRIEEDGEDLFVLDVRNEDDYEEWRIDGSTNVPIYDELLEYDYSTLEEHLAELPKDTEIAVVCVAGITSARAAEFLREHGFDARSIDDGMNGWGRVHRQYDLEERSGVEGVVQIVRPGTGCVSYLAHDGEEAVVVDPSQYIDQYLNAADERDLEIVGVADSHAHADHVSGARRLAGELDVPYYLHGDDAGELENVTGLADGETISVGDRDLEVLHTPGHTPGSVSFRFGDALLSGDALFLRSVGRPDLEDGEEEAVREAAGQLFDSLERLTALEDETVVLPGHFSDESIRPLATELGDLRAETSNELLSYVEDGDEQAFVETIAESLADEPANYNEIKQINWGKEQPGSDVEALELGPNNCAAN, encoded by the coding sequence ATGAGCAATACCAACTTTGATCCGGCGGAGGTCGCACGGCGCATCGAAGAAGACGGGGAGGACCTTTTCGTCCTCGACGTCAGGAACGAAGACGACTACGAGGAGTGGCGGATCGACGGGAGCACGAACGTCCCGATCTACGACGAGTTGCTGGAGTATGACTACTCTACGCTCGAGGAGCACCTGGCCGAACTCCCGAAAGACACGGAGATCGCGGTCGTCTGCGTCGCCGGCATCACGTCCGCGCGAGCGGCGGAGTTCCTCCGCGAACACGGGTTCGACGCGAGATCCATCGACGACGGCATGAACGGCTGGGGTCGCGTCCACCGCCAGTACGACCTCGAGGAGCGTTCGGGTGTCGAGGGAGTCGTTCAGATCGTCCGCCCTGGGACGGGCTGCGTCTCGTACCTCGCCCACGACGGCGAGGAAGCCGTCGTCGTCGATCCGAGTCAGTACATCGATCAGTACCTGAACGCAGCCGACGAGCGCGACCTCGAGATTGTCGGCGTCGCGGACAGTCACGCCCACGCGGACCACGTCTCTGGCGCCCGCCGACTCGCCGGCGAACTCGACGTCCCGTACTACCTCCACGGGGACGACGCCGGCGAACTCGAGAACGTCACGGGTCTCGCGGACGGCGAGACGATTTCCGTCGGCGACCGCGATCTCGAGGTGCTCCACACGCCCGGACATACCCCCGGCAGCGTCTCGTTCCGGTTCGGCGACGCGCTCCTCTCCGGGGACGCGCTGTTCCTCCGCAGCGTCGGCCGCCCAGACCTCGAGGACGGCGAGGAGGAGGCCGTCCGCGAGGCCGCCGGCCAGTTGTTCGACAGCCTCGAGCGGCTGACGGCTCTCGAGGACGAGACCGTCGTGCTGCCCGGCCACTTCAGCGACGAGTCGATCCGCCCGCTCGCGACCGAACTCGGTGATCTCCGCGCGGAGACGAGTAACGAACTCCTCAGTTACGTCGAGGACGGCGACGAGCAGGCGTTCGTCGAGACCATCGCCGAGAGCCTTGCGGACGAACCGGCCAACTATAACGAGATCAAGCAGATCAATTGGGGCAAGGAGCAGCCCGGCAGCGACGTTGAGGCGCTCGAACTCGGGCCGAACAACTGCGCAGCCAACTAA
- a CDS encoding DUF7512 family protein, translating into MIDLAASSSAAQAGALVGVILLEAIVLYVGYGALERIAMPVVERVKHA; encoded by the coding sequence ATGATCGACCTCGCCGCGTCTTCGTCAGCAGCACAGGCAGGCGCCCTCGTCGGCGTCATCCTCCTCGAGGCGATCGTCCTCTACGTCGGGTACGGCGCGCTCGAGCGAATCGCAATGCCGGTCGTCGAGCGGGTCAAACACGCATGA
- a CDS encoding sulfite exporter TauE/SafE family protein yields MELFGIALTTLALFVSFGFMVGVLFGFFGMGGSFLVTPALLVMGYPARVAVGSGMAFVFGTAVIATLKHHDLGQVDYKLGGLMIVGTSVGIEIGRIGVFYLEELGLASGVIGITYVVLLGAIGVFVTRNALKNDGADDSGGGHHDAADEEIDPDAIPDIAKKIQSYHVPPMMTIAGGIQVSLWMVLGVAFATGLLSGFLGVGGGFIRMPAMFYLIGVPVPVAVGTDLFEIVFSGGIGSFLYGMEGGVDLSIVAPLLAGSALGARIGSAATGIVNEGDIKIYFGLMLLGGSIAVAFRQAGDYLGMEVLSTISFALILLSAFMVSGAVIYSTIATMRAESKASAASAD; encoded by the coding sequence ATGGAGCTGTTCGGAATCGCACTGACGACGCTCGCACTGTTCGTGAGCTTCGGCTTCATGGTCGGCGTGCTGTTCGGCTTCTTCGGGATGGGCGGCTCGTTCCTCGTCACGCCCGCGTTGCTCGTGATGGGGTACCCCGCCAGAGTCGCCGTCGGGAGCGGCATGGCCTTCGTCTTCGGGACGGCAGTCATTGCGACGCTCAAGCACCACGACCTGGGACAGGTCGACTACAAACTCGGCGGGTTGATGATCGTCGGAACCTCCGTCGGCATCGAGATCGGGCGGATCGGGGTGTTCTACCTCGAGGAACTCGGTCTCGCCAGCGGGGTCATCGGCATTACGTACGTCGTCCTGCTGGGCGCGATCGGCGTGTTCGTCACGCGTAACGCGCTCAAAAACGACGGTGCGGACGATTCGGGCGGCGGCCACCACGACGCCGCGGACGAGGAGATCGATCCGGACGCGATCCCGGATATCGCGAAGAAGATCCAGTCGTATCACGTCCCGCCGATGATGACGATCGCGGGCGGCATCCAGGTCTCGCTGTGGATGGTCCTCGGCGTCGCGTTCGCGACGGGGCTACTGTCGGGCTTCCTCGGCGTCGGCGGCGGATTCATCCGGATGCCCGCGATGTTCTACCTCATCGGGGTCCCCGTTCCGGTGGCGGTCGGGACCGATCTGTTCGAGATCGTCTTCTCGGGTGGGATCGGTTCGTTCCTCTACGGGATGGAGGGGGGCGTCGACCTCTCGATCGTCGCACCCTTGCTCGCGGGGAGCGCACTCGGCGCTCGTATCGGGTCGGCCGCGACCGGTATCGTCAACGAGGGCGACATCAAGATCTACTTCGGGCTAATGTTGCTCGGTGGATCGATCGCCGTCGCGTTCCGCCAGGCCGGCGACTACCTCGGGATGGAGGTCCTGAGTACGATCAGCTTCGCGCTGATCCTGCTCTCGGCGTTCATGGTCAGCGGGGCCGTGATCTATAGCACGATCGCGACGATGCGAGCGGAGTCGAAGGCGTCGGCGGCGTCCGCGGACTGA